The Halarchaeum grantii genome includes a window with the following:
- a CDS encoding CBS domain-containing protein produces the protein MDDVFIARVMSAGVTTVSPETSVEEAAQKMLSEDIGSVVVVDDEDELLGILTTTDFVRIVAERQPKDNSTVSEFMTRDVETAGAQDLVVDVAARLVEERIHHMPVVDEDDHVIGMVTTTDLTSYVSTLDEHDAE, from the coding sequence ATGGATGACGTTTTCATCGCTCGTGTGATGTCCGCCGGCGTCACGACCGTCTCCCCGGAGACGTCGGTCGAGGAGGCCGCACAGAAGATGCTCTCGGAGGACATCGGTTCGGTGGTCGTCGTCGACGACGAGGACGAACTGCTGGGAATCCTCACGACGACGGACTTCGTCCGCATCGTCGCCGAGCGCCAGCCGAAAGACAACTCGACCGTCTCCGAGTTCATGACGCGCGACGTCGAGACGGCGGGCGCCCAGGACCTCGTCGTGGACGTCGCGGCGCGCCTCGTCGAGGAGCGCATCCACCACATGCCGGTGGTCGACGAGGACGACCACGTCATCGGGATGGTGACGACGACCGACCTCACGTCCTACGTCTCGACGCTCGACGAGCACGACGCCGAGTAA
- a CDS encoding DUF5816 domain-containing protein, whose protein sequence is MATSALRPVTTEDGESAYVDPEDSTDGSHGPFVALYRDPERRVRYGWLCTNCGGSDTTMDTMGRVECRGCGNRRKPTSWDAGYL, encoded by the coding sequence ATGGCAACGAGCGCACTCAGACCGGTGACGACGGAGGACGGCGAATCGGCGTACGTCGACCCGGAGGACTCCACGGACGGCTCGCACGGGCCGTTCGTCGCGCTCTACCGCGACCCCGAGCGCCGCGTCCGCTACGGCTGGCTCTGCACGAACTGCGGCGGGAGCGACACGACCATGGACACGATGGGTCGCGTCGAGTGCCGGGGCTGCGGGAACCGGCGCAAGCCCACGAGCTGGGACGCCGGCTACCTGTAG
- a CDS encoding class I SAM-dependent methyltransferase, with protein sequence MSVPDAPSRPLTHVYDAAYAGVPNWDIGRPQRPFVRLAEAGLVRGPVLDVGCGTGELALFLARRGLDVLGIDLSARAVAQAREKARWRRVPAQFLAWDALRLPALADAGFAFETVVDSAMFHVLGDAERDRFVAGLERVLRPGRWYSLLGDARRDPSATYGVSPDELRERFERRRDGWTVEFVAETAFERRWSRNPAYVAGLRRQPA encoded by the coding sequence GTGAGCGTCCCCGACGCACCGAGCCGCCCGCTCACGCACGTCTACGACGCCGCCTACGCGGGCGTACCGAACTGGGACATCGGCCGCCCGCAGCGGCCGTTCGTCCGTCTCGCCGAGGCCGGCCTCGTCCGCGGGCCCGTCCTCGACGTCGGCTGTGGCACCGGCGAACTCGCGCTCTTCCTCGCCCGTCGCGGCCTCGACGTCCTCGGTATCGACCTCTCCGCGCGCGCCGTGGCGCAGGCCCGCGAGAAGGCGCGCTGGCGCCGCGTCCCCGCGCAGTTCCTCGCGTGGGACGCCCTCCGCCTCCCGGCGCTCGCCGACGCGGGCTTCGCCTTCGAGACGGTCGTCGACTCCGCGATGTTCCACGTCCTCGGCGACGCCGAGCGCGACCGCTTCGTCGCCGGCCTCGAACGCGTCCTGCGCCCCGGCAGGTGGTACTCCCTCCTCGGGGACGCGCGCCGTGACCCGAGCGCGACGTACGGCGTCTCGCCCGACGAGCTCCGCGAGCGCTTCGAGCGCCGGCGCGACGGCTGGACGGTCGAGTTCGTCGCCGAAACGGCGTTCGAGCGGCGGTGGAGTCGGAACCCCGCGTACGTCGCGGGCCTCCGGCGTCAGCCCGCATAG
- a CDS encoding MFS transporter, with product MSDEERVDPLAPFRQVASLPRDVLVLSVAMFAFSLAFQMTGRYVPEYLRVLGAGAGVIGLYGSLGNLISALYPYPGGALSDRLGSRRALTAFGFCSALGFLLWLLAPALGRLSLGTFALPVWTWLFVGLLLTQAWKSFGLGATFAVVKQRTAPGELAAGFASTETFRRIGFLLGPLLAAGLLALAVDFETGFRWVLAVAVAVAVVGTLVQHVYYDASGDSIGKPFEGVGQVLADLRALPAELRPLLVADVLVRFANGMAYVFFVVVVTDYLDVGVRAFGVSLSPAAFFGVLLGVEMLVALVAMLPVSRFAERVGLKPVITLGFAVYALFPVMLINAPADAWVLVALFAFSGLRFAGLPAHKAMIVGPAAADEGGRVTGSYYLVRNVIGIPSAALGGAIYASDPVLAFTLASAVGVCGVGYYALRGVEFDAYAG from the coding sequence ATGTCCGACGAGGAGCGCGTCGACCCGCTCGCACCGTTCAGACAGGTGGCGTCGCTCCCGCGCGACGTGCTCGTGCTCTCCGTGGCGATGTTCGCGTTCAGCCTCGCGTTCCAGATGACGGGCCGCTACGTCCCCGAGTACCTCCGCGTGCTCGGCGCGGGCGCGGGCGTCATCGGGCTCTACGGGAGCCTCGGCAACCTCATCAGCGCGCTCTATCCGTATCCGGGCGGCGCGCTCTCGGACCGCCTCGGCTCGCGGCGCGCGCTCACCGCCTTCGGCTTCTGCTCCGCGCTCGGCTTCCTCCTCTGGTTGCTCGCGCCGGCGCTCGGGCGGCTCTCGCTCGGCACGTTCGCGCTCCCGGTGTGGACGTGGTTGTTCGTCGGACTCCTGCTGACGCAGGCGTGGAAGTCCTTCGGGCTGGGCGCGACGTTCGCGGTCGTGAAACAACGCACCGCGCCCGGAGAGCTCGCGGCCGGGTTCGCGAGCACGGAGACGTTCCGGCGAATCGGCTTCCTCCTCGGTCCGCTGCTCGCCGCCGGCCTGCTCGCGCTCGCCGTCGACTTCGAGACCGGCTTCCGGTGGGTGCTCGCCGTCGCCGTCGCCGTCGCCGTCGTCGGGACGCTCGTCCAGCACGTCTACTACGACGCGAGCGGCGACAGCATCGGGAAGCCCTTCGAGGGGGTGGGGCAGGTGCTCGCGGACCTCCGCGCGCTCCCCGCCGAACTCCGGCCGCTCCTCGTCGCGGACGTCCTCGTCCGGTTCGCGAACGGGATGGCGTACGTCTTCTTCGTCGTCGTCGTCACCGACTACCTCGACGTCGGGGTTCGCGCGTTCGGCGTCTCGCTCTCCCCGGCGGCGTTCTTCGGCGTGCTCCTCGGCGTCGAGATGTTGGTGGCGCTCGTCGCGATGCTCCCGGTGTCCCGGTTCGCCGAACGCGTCGGCCTCAAACCCGTCATCACGCTCGGGTTCGCCGTCTACGCCCTCTTCCCCGTGATGCTCATCAACGCGCCCGCCGACGCGTGGGTGCTCGTCGCGCTCTTCGCGTTCTCCGGCCTGCGTTTCGCGGGCCTCCCCGCGCACAAAGCGATGATCGTCGGGCCCGCCGCGGCGGACGAGGGCGGGCGCGTCACGGGCTCGTACTACCTCGTCCGGAACGTCATCGGCATCCCGAGCGCGGCGCTCGGCGGCGCCATCTACGCCAGTGACCCGGTGCTCGCGTTCACGCTCGCGTCCGCGGTCGGCGTCTGCGGCGTCGGCTACTACGCGTTGCGCGGCGTCGAGTTCGACGCCTATGCGGGCTGA
- a CDS encoding OsmC family protein: MTDLEVTSVSEAGYVTKSRVGDFQLTVDATDEAGPNPNGVLLADYASCYVPALRVAAKQRGHDDLGRVEIDVEGDLDADDDLEAIRFHVRVEAAIEDDDLAEITERGTEICHVHSALREGLHAEITSEGDAV; this comes from the coding sequence ATGACGGACCTCGAAGTCACCAGCGTCTCGGAGGCCGGCTACGTCACGAAGTCCCGCGTCGGCGACTTCCAACTCACCGTCGACGCCACCGACGAGGCCGGCCCGAACCCGAACGGCGTGCTCCTCGCGGACTACGCCTCCTGCTACGTGCCCGCGCTCCGCGTCGCCGCCAAGCAGCGCGGCCACGACGACCTCGGGCGCGTCGAAATCGACGTCGAGGGCGACCTCGACGCGGACGACGACCTCGAAGCCATCCGCTTCCACGTCCGCGTCGAGGCCGCCATCGAGGACGACGACCTCGCCGAGATAACCGAGCGCGGGACGGAGATCTGCCACGTCCACTCCGCGCTCCGCGAGGGACTCCACGCCGAAATCACCTCCGAAGGCGACGCCGTCTGA
- a CDS encoding DUF5799 family protein, which yields MADWKDRVVGERMSIDDEFGEQVEASSFSRQQWGLIMTATEFHIEQPEDAESARLVADTGKLPQVMSEIDNVEKQMASMGAGGAGSTSSGEGFLGGIKRALGFGGRDERYEEAEELVQEYADQLQERLKENERWQEVCRVAANTEE from the coding sequence ATGGCAGACTGGAAGGACCGCGTCGTCGGCGAGCGTATGAGCATCGACGACGAGTTCGGTGAGCAAGTGGAGGCATCTTCGTTCTCGCGCCAGCAGTGGGGACTCATCATGACGGCGACCGAGTTCCACATCGAGCAACCCGAGGACGCCGAGTCGGCGCGACTCGTCGCGGACACCGGGAAACTCCCGCAGGTGATGAGCGAGATCGACAACGTGGAGAAACAGATGGCGTCGATGGGCGCGGGCGGCGCCGGCAGCACGTCCTCCGGCGAGGGGTTCCTCGGCGGCATCAAGCGCGCGCTCGGCTTCGGCGGCCGCGACGAACGCTACGAGGAAGCGGAGGAACTCGTCCAGGAGTACGCCGACCAGCTACAGGAGCGACTCAAGGAGAACGAGCGGTGGCAGGAAGTCTGTCGCGTCGCCGCGAACACCGAGGAGTAG
- a CDS encoding DUF7557 family protein, protein MPKVHFDEATIERLDDLRTEDQSYDEIVNELIDIYEAEELTIFHGGDVE, encoded by the coding sequence ATGCCGAAAGTCCACTTCGACGAGGCGACCATCGAGCGCCTCGACGACCTCCGGACCGAGGACCAGTCCTACGACGAGATCGTCAACGAACTCATCGACATCTACGAGGCCGAAGAACTCACCATCTTCCACGGCGGCGACGTCGAGTAA
- a CDS encoding DUF5779 family protein, producing MSDGFSLDLRNAEEQIDEWEAADGVEGVVLGVLDGETPDEEWLEELAAGKVLVLAVHGELNERAAGFAGPAKDAGATLMHFRGFLVAAPAGVSLDTSRL from the coding sequence ATGAGCGACGGGTTCAGTCTCGACCTGCGGAACGCCGAGGAGCAGATCGACGAGTGGGAGGCGGCGGACGGCGTCGAGGGCGTCGTCCTCGGCGTGCTCGACGGCGAGACGCCCGACGAGGAGTGGCTCGAGGAACTCGCCGCCGGGAAGGTGCTCGTCCTCGCCGTCCACGGCGAGCTGAACGAGCGCGCCGCCGGATTCGCCGGCCCCGCGAAGGACGCGGGCGCGACGCTGATGCATTTCCGTGGGTTCCTCGTCGCCGCGCCCGCCGGGGTCTCGCTCGACACCTCGCGGCTCTGA
- a CDS encoding AI-2E family transporter: protein MNEKRLVVACFGLLVAVVLGALAYQFVAPLTVSVFLYYSTRRYHKSLRRLHLPSRVRAVVVLASLAVPLVLLVSYAVVLLAVEARHFAAQYALVELASQNLAWFGGVEKIPEFTPHGLYAAYQAGDLDPFIEFASAHASFLTSLVSNFFLNLFIVIIVTYYLLVDGDRIRAWLLRFDDDAILREYLEAVDEELEAVLFGNLLNVIAIALIAITAFQAYNAVAPAPVEVPYPTLVGTLTGIASLVPVVGMKIVYVPAALVAALPVLLGGDTSLLVYVAGFLAVAVVVVDTIPDLLLRPILSGENTHVGLLMLAYTLGPVVLGFYGLFFAPIALVVGLTFAHTALPRLLGADADPEPGFAANQRRLDEF from the coding sequence ATGAACGAGAAGCGACTCGTCGTCGCCTGCTTCGGCCTCCTCGTCGCCGTCGTCCTCGGCGCCCTCGCCTACCAGTTCGTCGCCCCGCTCACCGTCTCCGTCTTCCTCTACTACTCGACGCGGCGCTACCACAAGTCACTCCGCCGACTCCACCTCCCCTCGCGCGTGCGCGCAGTCGTCGTCCTCGCCTCGCTCGCCGTCCCGCTCGTCCTCCTCGTCAGTTACGCGGTCGTCCTCCTCGCCGTCGAGGCGCGCCACTTCGCCGCCCAGTACGCGCTCGTCGAACTCGCCTCCCAGAACCTCGCGTGGTTCGGCGGCGTCGAGAAGATCCCCGAGTTCACCCCGCACGGCCTCTACGCGGCGTATCAGGCCGGCGACCTCGACCCCTTCATCGAGTTCGCGTCCGCGCACGCGTCCTTCCTGACGTCGCTCGTCTCGAACTTCTTCCTCAACCTCTTCATCGTCATCATCGTCACCTACTACCTCCTCGTGGACGGCGACCGCATCCGGGCGTGGCTCCTGCGCTTCGACGACGACGCCATCCTCCGCGAGTACCTCGAAGCCGTCGACGAGGAACTCGAAGCCGTCCTCTTCGGCAACCTCCTGAACGTCATCGCCATCGCGCTCATCGCCATCACCGCGTTCCAAGCGTACAACGCCGTCGCGCCCGCGCCCGTCGAGGTGCCGTATCCGACGCTCGTCGGCACGCTCACCGGAATCGCGAGCCTCGTCCCCGTCGTCGGGATGAAGATCGTCTACGTGCCCGCCGCGCTCGTCGCCGCGCTCCCCGTCCTCCTCGGCGGCGACACCTCGCTCCTCGTCTACGTCGCGGGCTTCCTCGCGGTCGCAGTCGTCGTCGTCGACACCATCCCCGACCTCCTCCTGCGCCCGATCCTCAGCGGCGAGAACACCCACGTCGGCCTCCTGATGCTCGCGTACACCCTCGGGCCGGTCGTCCTCGGGTTCTACGGGCTCTTCTTCGCGCCCATCGCGCTCGTCGTCGGGTTGACGTTCGCGCACACCGCGCTCCCGCGCCTGCTCGGCGCGGACGCCGACCCCGAACCCGGCTTCGCGGCGAACCAGCGGCGCCTCGACGAGTTCTGA
- a CDS encoding 1,4-dihydroxy-2-naphthoate polyprenyltransferase yields MSDVADVSRRKAWLMAMRPHTFPAGVAPVVVGVGVALAEGVFAHLPALAALVGALLIQIGANFANDYYDAMKGADTDEREGFTRVTQAGLIDPASVKRAMYLAFLAAIVVGCYLVYVGGLPIVVVGLASIAAGIAYTGGPFPFGYHGLGDVFVFLFFGVVAVVGTVYVQAAAYAPALPLTPPPGTVPLVAVVASVGVAAISTNILVVNNLRDVDTDEKAGKRTLAVRVGRTWTRVEYVALYALAYAVPVWFLTRPGFGLAALLPLASLPLAVTVTRTVLRHDDADHLDPALTRTGQTLALYSALLAVGLAL; encoded by the coding sequence ATGAGTGACGTAGCGGACGTTTCACGGCGGAAAGCGTGGCTGATGGCCATGCGACCGCACACGTTCCCCGCCGGCGTCGCGCCCGTCGTCGTCGGCGTCGGCGTGGCGCTCGCCGAGGGCGTGTTCGCGCACCTGCCGGCGCTCGCCGCGCTCGTCGGCGCGCTCCTGATCCAGATCGGCGCGAACTTCGCGAACGACTACTACGACGCGATGAAGGGCGCGGACACCGACGAGCGCGAGGGGTTCACGCGCGTCACGCAGGCCGGCCTCATCGATCCCGCGTCGGTGAAGCGCGCGATGTACCTCGCCTTCCTCGCGGCAATCGTCGTCGGCTGCTACCTCGTCTACGTCGGCGGTCTCCCCATCGTCGTCGTCGGCCTCGCGAGCATCGCCGCCGGCATCGCCTACACGGGCGGCCCCTTCCCCTTCGGCTACCACGGCCTCGGCGACGTCTTCGTCTTCCTGTTCTTCGGCGTCGTCGCCGTCGTCGGGACCGTCTACGTACAGGCCGCCGCGTACGCGCCCGCGCTCCCGCTGACGCCGCCGCCGGGCACCGTCCCGCTCGTCGCCGTCGTCGCGTCCGTCGGCGTCGCCGCCATCTCCACGAACATCCTCGTCGTGAACAACCTCCGCGACGTCGACACCGACGAAAAGGCCGGCAAGCGCACGCTCGCCGTCCGCGTCGGACGGACGTGGACGCGCGTCGAGTACGTCGCGCTCTACGCGCTCGCCTACGCCGTCCCCGTCTGGTTCCTCACGCGGCCGGGCTTCGGGCTCGCGGCGCTCCTCCCGCTCGCCTCGCTCCCGCTCGCCGTCACCGTGACGCGGACGGTGCTCCGCCACGACGACGCCGACCACCTCGACCCCGCGCTCACGCGCACCGGCCAGACGCTCGCGCTCTACTCCGCGCTCCTCGCCGTCGGCCTCGCGCTGTGA
- a CDS encoding mandelate racemase/muconate lactonizing enzyme family protein, with the protein MRVDPYALALATPLATAHGTISERRGFLVTVERDGVRGVGEAAPLPDWTESYDACRDALRSLDGDASPTDARRSLDGTPAARHAVALADLDADARERGVPLYRALGGDGAVESVPVNATVGDAPPEGTAERVRAAVDAGFRCVKVKVGVRALDADIERLRAVRDAAPDVTLRVDANEAWTRAEGARALGIFEGLDVALVEQPLDAADLAGHAALRGRGVDVALDESVAACGLGAVLDADAADAVVLKPMACGGPDRAVAAGRRARDAGVDPIVTTTYDAVHARTAAVHVAAALAPLRACGLATADALEADLAADPAPVESGRVRVPQGKGNGVPAPPRE; encoded by the coding sequence GTGCGCGTCGACCCCTACGCCCTCGCCCTCGCCACGCCGCTCGCGACCGCACACGGCACGATTTCGGAGCGTCGGGGCTTCCTCGTCACCGTCGAGCGCGACGGCGTTCGGGGGGTCGGCGAGGCCGCACCGCTCCCCGACTGGACCGAGTCGTACGACGCGTGTCGCGACGCGCTCCGCTCCCTCGACGGCGATGCGTCCCCCACGGACGCGCGCCGCTCCCTCGACGGCACGCCCGCCGCGCGCCACGCCGTCGCGCTCGCCGACCTCGACGCGGACGCCCGCGAGCGCGGCGTCCCGCTCTACCGCGCCCTCGGCGGCGACGGAGCCGTCGAGTCGGTGCCGGTGAACGCGACCGTCGGCGACGCCCCGCCCGAGGGGACGGCCGAACGCGTCCGCGCGGCCGTCGATGCCGGCTTCCGCTGCGTGAAAGTGAAGGTCGGCGTACGCGCTCTCGACGCCGATATCGAGCGCCTCAGAGCCGTCCGCGACGCCGCGCCCGACGTAACGCTCCGCGTCGACGCCAACGAAGCGTGGACGCGGGCGGAGGGAGCGCGCGCCCTCGGTATTTTCGAGGGGCTCGACGTCGCGCTCGTCGAACAACCGCTCGACGCCGCCGATCTGGCGGGGCACGCGGCGCTGCGTGGGCGCGGTGTCGACGTCGCGCTGGACGAATCGGTCGCCGCGTGCGGCCTCGGGGCGGTGCTCGACGCCGACGCCGCGGACGCCGTCGTCCTGAAGCCGATGGCGTGTGGCGGCCCCGACCGGGCGGTGGCCGCCGGCCGCCGAGCACGCGACGCGGGCGTCGACCCCATCGTCACGACGACCTACGACGCCGTCCACGCCCGCACTGCCGCCGTCCACGTCGCCGCCGCGCTCGCGCCGCTCCGCGCGTGCGGGCTCGCCACCGCCGACGCGCTCGAAGCCGACCTCGCGGCCGATCCCGCGCCCGTCGAGTCGGGACGCGTCCGCGTCCCACAGGGAAAGGGCAATGGCGTCCCCGCCCCTCCCCGAGAGTGA
- a CDS encoding class I adenylate-forming enzyme family protein produces the protein MRDILATRARASPDTPALVDDGRGREWTYAELDAAVETTAGRLAALGVERGDHVGVLMETRPAFVRLAFALQRLGAVLVPLNARLAPAELRFQRERSDLVLLVCDADTEDDALDAAGPTPVVTVDDPDGSAVAALDEQDESAVDAVEWGRDDTLALMFTSGTTGDPKPVRLTFGNVVSAATASAFTLGVLPGDRWLLCLSMYHMGGLSVPLRCALYGTTCVLQRGFDADDALRALAEHDCAGVSVVPTMLRRMLRAERDFPDVRFVLCGGAPTPAELVAACERASVPVHPSYGMTEATSQIATARPAEAFANPGTVGRPVFGTTVTVVDDADDPVPAGETGELCVSGPTITPGYYDAPEANADAFGPHGLRTGDVGYRDEGGRLYVLNRRSDRIITGGENVDPGRVADATREHPAVEDVAVVGLKDDEWGERVAALVVPDADADLSRDALAAHWAERLAGFERPRTVAVVDSLPRTPSGTVDRAAARERVARASEEE, from the coding sequence ATGCGCGACATCCTCGCCACGCGGGCGCGGGCGTCCCCGGACACCCCCGCGCTCGTCGACGACGGCCGCGGCCGCGAGTGGACGTACGCGGAACTCGACGCCGCCGTCGAGACGACCGCCGGTCGCCTCGCCGCACTCGGCGTCGAGCGGGGCGACCACGTCGGCGTCCTCATGGAGACGCGCCCCGCGTTCGTCCGCCTCGCGTTCGCCCTCCAGCGCCTCGGCGCGGTCCTCGTCCCGTTGAACGCACGGCTCGCGCCCGCCGAACTGCGGTTCCAGCGCGAGCGCAGCGACCTCGTCCTCCTCGTCTGCGACGCCGACACCGAGGACGACGCCCTCGACGCCGCCGGACCGACGCCGGTCGTCACCGTCGACGACCCCGACGGCTCGGCTGTCGCCGCCCTCGACGAACAGGACGAATCGGCCGTCGACGCGGTCGAGTGGGGCCGCGACGACACGCTCGCGCTCATGTTCACCTCCGGCACCACCGGCGACCCGAAGCCCGTCCGACTCACGTTCGGGAACGTCGTCTCCGCCGCCACCGCGAGCGCGTTCACCCTCGGCGTCCTCCCCGGTGACCGCTGGCTCCTCTGTCTCTCCATGTACCACATGGGCGGGCTCTCCGTCCCCCTGCGCTGTGCGCTCTACGGGACGACGTGCGTCCTCCAGCGCGGCTTCGACGCCGACGACGCCCTCCGCGCGCTCGCCGAGCACGACTGCGCGGGCGTCTCCGTCGTCCCGACGATGCTCCGACGGATGCTCCGCGCCGAGCGCGACTTCCCGGACGTCCGCTTCGTGCTCTGCGGGGGCGCGCCGACGCCCGCCGAACTCGTCGCCGCCTGCGAGCGCGCGAGCGTCCCCGTCCACCCCTCCTACGGGATGACCGAAGCCACCTCGCAGATCGCCACCGCGCGCCCCGCCGAGGCGTTCGCGAACCCCGGAACGGTCGGCCGCCCCGTCTTCGGGACGACCGTCACCGTCGTCGACGACGCCGACGACCCCGTTCCGGCCGGTGAGACGGGCGAACTCTGCGTGTCGGGGCCGACCATCACGCCCGGCTACTACGACGCGCCCGAGGCGAACGCCGACGCCTTCGGCCCGCACGGCCTCCGCACGGGCGACGTCGGCTACCGCGACGAGGGCGGCCGCCTCTACGTGCTGAACCGGCGCTCGGACCGCATCATCACGGGCGGCGAGAACGTCGACCCCGGGCGGGTCGCGGACGCGACGCGCGAGCATCCCGCCGTCGAGGACGTCGCCGTCGTCGGCCTCAAGGACGACGAGTGGGGCGAGCGCGTCGCCGCGCTCGTCGTGCCCGACGCGGACGCCGACCTCTCGCGGGACGCCCTCGCGGCGCACTGGGCCGAGCGCCTCGCGGGCTTCGAGCGCCCGCGCACCGTCGCCGTCGTCGACTCCCTCCCGCGCACGCCTTCGGGGACGGTGGACCGCGCCGCCGCCCGCGAGCGCGTCGCGCGCGCCTCCGAGGAGGAGTGA
- a CDS encoding NRDE family protein, giving the protein MCTLAVAWQVYDDAPVVAAANRDEALGRPSTPPAVTGADPAVLAPRDEEAGGTWTGVTDTGLYVGVTNRWSDLDGERSRGLLVDDALRAGDADAARERVEREVESRAYAGFNLVLADAASAYLLRWDGALSVEALDPGVHVATTTGAPDAEGRRERVCDALTTRRPRSAAGFRGRAKRVLADHDRRVCLHGHGYGTRSSTIVTVGARGVRYAFADGPPCRTPYRDAGGFARGD; this is encoded by the coding sequence ATGTGCACGCTCGCCGTCGCGTGGCAGGTGTACGACGACGCGCCGGTCGTCGCCGCCGCGAACCGCGACGAAGCCCTCGGTCGGCCCTCGACGCCGCCCGCCGTCACCGGCGCCGACCCCGCCGTCCTCGCGCCGCGCGACGAGGAGGCCGGCGGCACGTGGACGGGCGTCACCGACACGGGACTCTACGTCGGCGTCACGAACCGCTGGAGCGACCTCGACGGGGAGCGCTCGCGGGGGTTGCTCGTCGACGACGCCCTCCGCGCCGGCGACGCCGACGCCGCACGCGAACGCGTCGAGCGCGAGGTCGAATCGCGCGCGTACGCCGGCTTCAACCTCGTGCTCGCGGACGCCGCGAGCGCCTACCTGCTCCGGTGGGACGGCGCGCTCTCGGTCGAGGCGCTCGACCCGGGTGTGCACGTCGCCACGACGACGGGCGCGCCCGACGCCGAGGGCCGCCGCGAGCGAGTCTGCGACGCGCTCACGACGCGTCGCCCCCGGAGCGCGGCGGGGTTCCGCGGGCGCGCGAAGCGCGTGCTCGCCGACCACGACCGGCGCGTCTGCCTCCACGGCCACGGCTACGGCACGCGTTCCTCCACGATCGTCACCGTCGGCGCGCGCGGCGTCCGCTACGCGTTCGCGGACGGCCCGCCGTGTCGGACGCCCTATCGGGACGCCGGCGGGTTCGCGCGCGGGGACTGA
- a CDS encoding helix-turn-helix transcriptional regulator has protein sequence MSAESGDLSEDEEHALELVREQGSIYQSEFWKELDVSSRKGSRIAKKLAEKGLVEREDAVHNGNTTYLIKPVIKEEDLDFSLLMAGDMLSPFVGEEEVDARSDAFSQWIMNLVYEDPVVPESESGPEPEPEQ, from the coding sequence ATGAGCGCCGAATCAGGGGACCTCTCCGAGGACGAGGAGCACGCACTCGAGCTGGTCCGCGAGCAGGGGAGCATCTACCAGAGCGAGTTCTGGAAGGAACTCGACGTCTCCTCGCGCAAGGGGAGCCGCATCGCGAAGAAGCTCGCCGAGAAGGGCCTCGTGGAACGCGAGGACGCCGTCCACAACGGCAACACCACCTACCTCATCAAGCCCGTCATCAAGGAGGAGGACCTCGACTTCTCGCTGCTGATGGCTGGCGACATGCTCTCGCCGTTCGTCGGCGAGGAAGAGGTCGACGCGCGCAGCGACGCCTTCTCGCAGTGGATCATGAATCTCGTCTACGAGGACCCCGTCGTCCCCGAGTCCGAGTCCGGACCCGAGCCCGAACCCGAGCAGTAA